In Moorella sp. Hama-1, a single genomic region encodes these proteins:
- a CDS encoding cyclophilin-like fold protein — protein sequence MPDIQITINFNNVTVSAELNDSAAARRIQAALPFSSRVNTWGNEIYFPIPVKAELEQEATDVVEVGDIAYWPPGHSLCLFFGPTPVSHDQEPRAASPVNKVGRISSDINILKDISDGARVEIKKPEIR from the coding sequence GTGCCTGACATACAAATAACTATAAATTTTAACAATGTTACTGTTTCCGCCGAACTAAATGATAGCGCGGCAGCCAGGAGAATCCAGGCCGCCCTCCCCTTCTCCAGCCGGGTCAATACCTGGGGGAATGAAATCTACTTCCCTATTCCGGTGAAAGCAGAGCTGGAGCAAGAGGCCACAGATGTAGTAGAAGTCGGAGACATTGCCTACTGGCCCCCCGGCCATTCCCTTTGCCTCTTTTTCGGCCCTACCCCGGTAAGTCACGACCAGGAACCCCGGGCAGCCAGCCCGGTGAATAAAGTTGGTCGTATCAGCAGTGATATCAATATTTTAAAGGACATTTCCGATGGGGCCAGGGTGGAGATAAAAAAGCCGGAAATTAGATAA